Part of the uncultured Desulfobacter sp. genome, GGGACCGGATTCGGTCGCAGGGTATCTTGGGGATGCCGATGACACGGATACCGATACTGATGACGTTGGAACTATAGGAGTGGTGGATGATCTGGAACGTCCTCTGATTGATCAGTTGTCCGAGCTTCTGGAAAAGCAGCGGGAAGAGGCCCTGGCCCGGGCGCGTGAACCCTTAGGCAGCCTGTTTGATCACTATCTGGAAACCCAGGTGGCCAAGGACACAAGTGAGGCCCGGCCCAATGACGAGGATTCCCTGGTAGACGGGAACCAGGCCGATAGCGTGCGATCAAACAAATCCGAGCCTTCCTTTTCCGATCTTCTTGAAAAGGCTGCCGAGGCTGTTGACCGGACCATTGCGAACATCATGGAAAACGCGTTTGATAATTCTTTGAAATCCTTTATTTAGGTGTGGGGGCCTGGAACTAATCAAACCCGTGCAATTGAAATAGTGTAAAATCGGATTTTAGAACAATGTACAGCCTGGTCTCTTTTTATGAGGGGCCGGGCTGTTCATGTTTTTAACATAGAGTCTGATCCGTTGCTGACATCTTTAAAATGCCTATTAAATTTTGTTGAAGCTAAATGTGTAACTATTTAAATTTAAACTAAAAATAGTTAACACGATTCGGTGTGGAATCATTTCTTTCATATTTTGTTTTTCTATGTCGGAATATTACGATAGAATGTCAAAATAACAGATCAAATCATCACAACGTTCTATAGACGATTAACGGGTGAGAGAATAAAATCAAAATTCATATTACACTGGTGGAGTGGTGTATAACTGGGGCATAAAAAATGGAACATGAAATGGGTACGATTGTTGAGGTTATTATAACCCTTGATAATGGTGACGAACTTGCCGGTAGTATAAACATGATAAACTATAAAAGATTTTCCGATTACATTGAAAATCATGACAATAGTCATATCAAATTGTTCCAAGCCAAAAAAAATAAAGGGGCTATTAAAGGCGGATTAAAGAAATTTTTACTGATTCCCAAATCAAAGATTTGTATATATGAACCCTTTGAATGAGATTGTGCGCCGAAGACAATTGCATCAATTTAAGACAATAATGCTCCAGATGACACATGTCCAAAACATGCAGCAGAAGGCCACGCATGATAGCCACACTTTGCCTCTGTAGCTAATTTTGAATCTTTTTACTTGCGTTTGTCTGCCAGGCAGATTGTTTTTTTCTCTTGTGATTTTAATCAGCTTTAAAAAACTCAAAGACATGATAATGGCCTTTTGATGTAAACGCAGGATCTGGTAAACAATTTCTCTTGGGGGCCAACTAAATATTTGCCCTTTTTACGATCACGACGACAAGATCTTGTTGCCCCAAGATATCTTCATATTCTTAAATAAATTTGTAATTTTAAATTCTCGCAATTATTGCTAACCGTTGAGAGTATGCAAAAAATAAGCCCGTGTTGTTGTTTTGCCCTGAATAAATTGAACGATATACGTTTTTATTTGATTGATTTCAAGTCGTTCTATGAATAACGGCCATGGGCCGACCTGACATATCAACTGCCAGGCTTAAGCCCACAACGAAACATGAAAGTAACTCAGCAACTTATGGAAACTTTCACATAAAATCTGTGTGATTTGTTTACTTTCGTTGTGGTCTGATCCACTGTGAAAAATCAAGTCACCACATAGCGGATAGATTGTTTATAGAAATTGTTAATCATTTTTTTGTCCTAAGCATCACCACGCGTCATAAGTGTGTGAAGAAAAATGCATATATTGGGAGTTTTTTTATATAAAATCCAATAAAGTTTTTATTAAAATAACATCGCCTGTTGCACTTTTGGGGTAATCAGGTGATGCCGTAGCGGGCAAGGGCTGAGTTTACGATCTGGTCAATCAGGCGGCGGTAATCTTCCATTTCCCCTTTTTTTGATGCATGGTGCAGGGTATAAAGCTGGGGGCTCCAACTCTTGACCGGCTTTAGGCCTGGAATACCGTTTACTTCAATGATTTTTACGTTTCCCTGGTTGTCCAGGCGCATGTCGGCCCGGACATGGTCCATGCAATCCAAGGCGTTCATGGCTTTGGCCGCGGCCGCTATGGTGTTTTGGGCCAATTCGCCGGCCGGCTGGATTTTTGTGGCACCCACACCGCGCAGGTTTGCACTTAGGATGGGGTATCTGCCAAAATGTTTGGGATCCACTGTGACCATACCGGGTAAAAATTCCTGGAATTTTCCGTTGCCCAGCATAAGCACTGTATACTCCCGGCCAGGTAGGTACTCTTCCACCAGAGCGGGCTGATCATAATGTGTATGGATAAAATTCACCTGGGCGACCAATCCTTCGACAGAGTTTACCACACTGTTATCACTAATTCCCACGGATCGGCTTTCTAGGCTGGGTTTCACAAAGGCCGGGAACACGATTTCCGGCAGGGGGTGACCCTGGTCTATCTGGTGATGATATGGCACGGGGACGCCTGCCTTGTCCAGAATGTTGTGGGTGGCGGTTTTGTGAATCAGCGCTTTCATGGCGGCGGCATCCGGGCCGATATAGGGAATCCCGCGTTTGTCAAGAATGTCTGCTATCCAGTCGTCCTCGCTACCGGGCATCCCTACGGTGTCTTCGTTTTCCGTTATATGGTACAGGGCACTCCAGACGATATCGAAGGTTCGGGTATCCAGGGCCTGGGTTAATTCGTCCATATTTGATACGAAAACGATGTCCGCAGATTTGTCTGACTGGTTGACGGCATGTGAAATCTCCTGGGTTACGGCCATGTCGCCCCAGCCCTGGGCATCACCGCCGGGACCGGTAATCAGTAAAATACGATGCATATTTTGACCTTATTTCAGCTCTACGCTGAACAGATTTCTGTCCAGCCGATAATTTTTCAGGGCCTTGACCACATCCGGTGACACCCTGGACAGCAGGCGGTCATAGGCCTGGATTCCTTCCGGTTCCCATGAGACCCTGGATACAATATCTATGGAGATCCGGGTTGATCCGCCGGGAATAATGCCTTGGCAGGCGTCGTCAACCATGGCCTCGTTGGGGTTTAAAATTTCAACGTTTCTGCCGGAATGACGGGCCAAGGCATCTTTAAACATATCTTTACAATACCCAAAATGGGTGCAGCAAAGTCCGGCATACACGGTGGCATTGGTGGTTTTGAGATTTTGGGCGGCCTGGGCGGCAAATTCATCAATTACGGTGTTGACCGCGTTGCTGAACGGGGCCCGCTCAATCTTACCTGCAAGGCCTAAATATCCCTGGGTGATGATGCGTTCCGGGGCAATCCCCTGTTCAACCAACGCTTTTTTATGGCTGTTTTCATGGATGGTGATGGGCGTAGCAAAAATTACGGCACAGGCTGACGTATCCCGGATCAGTTTGTCATGGATCATCTGAACCCCATGGTCCACAATGCCGGTGACTGGAATTGTCGTCTTTTTTGCGAATTGGGTAAACGGATAGATCACGGAGAGGGTGTTGCAGGCAATATAGATGTGATCGGGGGTGTACTTGGCCATGGCTGCCAGGGCATTGTTAAACACCCTGGCCCGGTCCTCAGGATTCGGATAATGCCGGTACCCCTTGTCCTGTTCGGGCCAGGCATTGAAATAGACCAGCTGAATGCCGTCGTACCGTGCATCATCGGCAAATCTTGCGGCCATGCCCGCACACACGGAAAGCCCGCCAAGTCCTGAGTCGGTGACAACCAGGGTGATCTGTTTTTTATCGCTCATATTTAAATCTGCCTTGTCAGCCACTCCCGGGCCAAATCCTGGGCCCAGGCAGGGCTTTGGCCCATTTTGCCTTCCACCACACGGGTGAGCAGATCTTTCCAGTGGTGAAAATGCTGGGCCGTGGTCAACCGGTTTCTGAACATGGCTGCCGCCTTGCCCGGCGTGTTGTCCAGTTTGTTTAAAATCATGTTGACTTCATTTTTGAATCCGTGCATCCCGTAATAATCCAAAAAGCCCTGCCAGGCATCTTTACTACCTTCGGTTGTGGCTAAGGGGCCGCTGATCTGCCTGAACCGTTTGAAGAAATAATCCCGGTCCGGCCCGGCAAGCATCTGAACGCCCCGGTCATGAATCCGGTAGGGCGCGACATCCAGGCCGACCACCCCGTTTTTGCTGACGCACAGGCGCACCATATAACCTAATTTCCGCCAGAATAGATGGGTGGGTTGGTAAAACACAAAGTTGCCCAGGCTGCAGCAGATCGGTGTGTTTCCATGGAAGAACAATCCCTGGGGTACATGGGGATGATGCCCGATTACGGCGTCTGCTCCGGCATCGGCCAGTTCCCTGAAGGCATTTGTGACGTATTCCGGTGCAAAGGGGATATATTCAAGACCGCAGTGGGCAATGGCGATGACGGCATGGGGCCTCTGGGGGATATCTTGTTTCAGCGTTTGAATGCGGGAGCAGGCACTTTCAATGTCCCACCCGGCCACACCCGGACCCGGACCGGCGGCGGTTAGATCTTCTCCTTCGCTGATGTTGATGATGGCAATGCGAATCCCTTTGGCTTCCATAATCAGGGGCGCTTCAGCTGCCTCTTGGGTCATGCCTGCACCTGTGCGGGCGATGCCGTGACGGTCCAGAACTTCGGTGGTCTGCCGGAATGCGTCAACACCAAAATCAAACATATGGTTGTTCGCCAGTGTGACAGCGGAAAAAGGCACTGCGGCCAGTCCTTTCACATGGCATGGCTTGCCTTTGAACACAGCCCCGCTTTTACATGATTCACTGCCGATATCACTTAACTGGGCTTCCAGGTTCACAACGGTTAGGTCGGCGTCCTGCAACAGAGGCAGAACATCGCCGTATATGCCCCGGGGACCGGATTCAATCAGCGGGGCAAAGGCCCGGATGGGCGCCCAGTCCCCGGCGATGATCAGGGTGGCGGCATTTGTCGGCCCGGTATCCCTGGCCCAGGAACCGGTTTGAAAATTAAAGAAATTTGTGTCCGCCATCAATTTTTTGTCCTTACACGTAGGACAACGGCATCCGGCCGGTCAGGCCTGTGGTGACCTCGTAGTTGATGGTTCCTGTGAGACGGGCAATGTGGTCCGCCGTAATTTGTTCATCTCCCTGGGCACCGAGGATGGTGACATCGTCTCCGGGTTTGACCCCTGGAATGTGGCCCACATCAATCATCGTGAAATCCATGGTAACCCTGCCCACAATCGGCGCCTTTTTGCCTTTAATCAGCATTTGACCCTGGTTTGACAAGAGCCTGTTGTATCCGTCTGCATACCCGATGGGTACTGTGGCAATCACCGTGGGTGCTGTGGTGATATGGGTACAGCCGTAAGATACCGTGAAATTTTCAGGTACCGGCTTGACATAAATGACTTTTGCCGTGATGGACATGATCGGTGCAAGGGTATGTTTTGTGATATCTATCTCATCAGAAGGGGCCATCCCGTACATGGCAACGCCCGGGCGTACCATGTCAAAATGGGCTTCGCGCAACTCAAGAACGCCGGCGGAATTGGCGGCATGGCGAATTTTCGGCCGGATTCCCATATCTGCAAGCATGGCAACCATCTCATTGAACCGGTTCAGCTGGCCCCCGGCATGGGTTTTATCAATGAGGTCTGCCTTGGCAAAATGGGTATATGCGCCTTCCACCTCAAGGCCTTCCAGGGCGGGAATCTCCCCGGCCTGGTCGATACCTGCCGATTCCCTGGAGTTTCGGGGCACCACGTCCGGATGAAGAAACCCAAGACGCCCCATGCCCGTATCCAGCTTGATATGAATTTTTAAGGTGGTATTTAAAAGTTGTGCCGCGGCAGACAAGGCTTTGGCGGATTGGATATCCGCAACACTTGCCCGGATGCCGTGGGCGGCAAGAAAAGAGACCTGTTCGGGCAGGGCTTCTCCCAAAAGAAGAATGGGCGCGGTGATCCCGGCGTCTCTCATGGCGACAGCTTCGGAGATCCGGGCCACGGCAAGAAAAGAGGCCCCGTTTTCAATTGCGGTTTTTGCGCATTGGATTCCGCCATGTCCGTAGGCATTGGCCTTGACCACGGCACAGAACCGGGTAGTGGTCGGAATCAAAGCGTTCAGGGTGCGTACATTATGTCCAAAGCGGGATAGATCCACCTGCACCCGGCTTTGGGGCTCAAGAAACGTTTGTGCGCTGGAGGAATTCATCAGTCTGCTTCTCCAAGACCATATGCGGTGGTGTATGCTTTCCAGTCCGCCATCAAGGCCCTTGTTTTTTCTCCAGGTTTACCTTCGGCGATGACGGAATCATCCACCTGGATGACGGGTACGATCTCTTTGTTGGATGCCGTGATAAACACCTCATCCATGTCGGCTATGTCTGCCTGGGGAATACAATCCAGGACAATGTCGTATTTGTTTTCCAGACGTTCCAGCACCGCATCCCGGGTGACGCCGGGCAAAATGCCCACCGGCGGGGTAATCAGGGTGGCGCCCTTAAACGCGAAAAGATTGGTGGTGGTGCCTTCGAGCAGACAATTTTCCTTATTTTTGTATATGGCTTCAACGGCGCCCCGGCTGCGGGCCTTTTGCTGGGCAAATACGGCTGACAGGTAGTTGCTGCTCTTGGCCTCGGGGATAAATCGTTCCATGTCCACGGTGATGATTTTGGTGCCTTGGGTGTACCACCACTCCGGCAGTTCATGCTTGGGGGTGGCCATGACCATTAGGATGCCGTTTCCCTGGGGGGTGACCCCGTCAGAGCTGATGCCGCCGGTGTAGACGATGCGGATATTCTCCTCCTGGTGATGCGGGTTTTTTTCTATGGTCTGCATCACAATGTCACAGATCTCTTTGTTGGAATGATTCAGTTCAAGTCCGATGTGGCGGGCGGAATTTTCCAGGCGCTCCACGTGTTTTTCCAGACGAAATGGGCGTTTGTTATAGGTGATCAGAAAGTCAAATACGCCAAATCCCCTTAATACGGTGATGTCTTTGACGGAAAGCGTGGCCTCGTCTTCGGATACGAATTTGCCGTCAATATAATAGATGTCCATGGGTTGCTCCGTTTGTTGCGAATGTGCCTTTACTTCCGGGTAGGTCTTTGTCTGTCCGAGGCTTCAGGCGTGTTTTAATAGTTAAAAAATATAGATTATGGTGATTTGCGTCAATGAAGAATTGCCGCAAGGCTATAAAGCATATACATATATTGGGGTTAATTTTGATTAGATTTTATCCAGATTTCTTCCACGCACAGCACTGCCTGCTTCTTGAAATTATGTTCCATGTTGGCACCAAAATGCCCGGCATTTTCCCCGAAAACCAGGCCTGGGTTCAACGGGCCAGTGCCCCTGGCCTTTTTGATGGCATTGACCTTTTCCCACCAGAGCGCTGCACTTGTTGTTTTATCTTCACCGAACACAAGTTCAAATCCTGATTTCTGGGCATGCTCCCCGAGAAGCTGACGGGAACAGAGCATGGAGGCGGGCGCGTCAGCGGCCCAGGGAACAGGGTAACGCGGTTCAGGTCCGGGGCCGTCCACAATTTCATGGATAAGAAGCTTTCCTCCGGGGGCCAGCACCCTCGAAAATTCGGCAAAGGCTCTAGCTTTGTCTTCGATATTAAGCAGTACGTGCTGGCAGAGCACGGCATCAAAAAAGTTATCGGGGTAAGGTAACTCCAGCAGGGAACCTTGTTTCAGGGTTATGGTGTCGTCCTTTGCAACGCCGCACCACTGGTTTAACAGATGTGCGGTTTCAATGAAATCATCGGACAGGTCAATGCCATGGACAACAAGTCCGAAATGTTGTGCCAGAAGCCTGGAGGTGCCGCCAATGCCGCAGCCTGCATCCAGAACAGTCATGCCTTTTTCCAGTCCGGCTTTTTCCACAAGTTCGATGGTGGCAGGGGCCGCCCCCGTATGGAGCTGGTCCACCGGGGCAAGATCCCGCAGAGCGATCTGGTCCGGAATTTTGCCGGCCTTTTCAAGTCCCTGACGAATTTTTGACCCAAGATCCGGGCAGGTGTAATGGGCTTTGGCAGAATCATTCATATGTTTTTCCTTGTTAACCCTCCTAAAATCGTTGAAAAAAGCCTATATTTAAAAAAAAGATCAACCGATTCATACCCTTTAATTACACAGGTGTAAAACCCATGATGCTTGCAGGAGATATCGGCGGCACAAAAATTGAGCTTGCGATCTATGCCGACAGGACAAACGTCCCGGCAAATCCGGTTCACGAAGCCCGTTTTAAAAGTGCTGATTATCAATCTTTTGAAACCATTGTTCAAGAATTTTTAAGTCAGACCCGTCTAAAGCCCCAACTTGCATGTTTCGGGGTGGCGGGGCCGGTAACAGACGGCCATTCCCGGATCACCAACCTGCCCTGGGAAATTGATGCGGGTAAAATTGAACAGACCTGCGGCATCCCCAGTGTCTTTTTGTTGAACGATTTGGAAGCCATTGCCGTTTCCGTGCCCCACTTGGGCAATGATGCCCTTTTTACCCTGAACCCTGGGGCACCGGATCCCAAAGGAAACAGGGCCGTCATTGCACCGGGCACAGGCCTGGGCGTTGCGTTGCTGGTCCGGGCAGGTGCCGGGTATCGTGCCTTTGCAAGTGAAGGGGGGCATACTGCCTTTTCTCCCCGGGATGCCCAGGAAGTAAAACTTCTGGAATTTTTAATCCAACGGTATGGACACGTCAGTTTTGAACGGGTATGTTCGGGCAGCCGGCTGCCTGATATTTATGACTATTTTCTGGAAAATAAAATTTTTGCCGAACCTGAGTGGCTAAGGAAAAAACTGGATGCGGCGACGGATAAAACACCGGTGATTGTGGAAACCGCCCTTGAACACAAGGCCGATATCTGTGAGGCGACACTGGACGTGTTTGTCCGCGCCCTTGGCACGATCATCGGCAATATGTCCGTGACACTTCTGCCCACAGGCGGCATCTATCTTGGCGGCGGCATACCGCCCCGCATTCTGAATAGGCTGACCCAGCCCGATTTTCTAAACCGTATCGCTGACAAAGGGCGGTTTTCCTCATTGTGCGCCAATCTGCCCGTCCATGTGATTCTCGATCCCCAGGCCGCATTGCATGGTGCGGCCTGGTATGGGTTTGAGAACGGGATGTAGGGCAAAAGAGCCCCTCCTAACTATTTATTGCTTTTTTATCTTGATTTTATATAGTGGTCATTTTGTCTGATTGATCATGAATAAAGGAATGAGCTGATGATTTATATCGCGTTGTATCTGGCTGTGGGCGGTGTGGCCGGTGTGCTGGCCGGGCTTTTAGGTATTGGTGGCGGCCTTATAATTGTTCCCATGCTGACTTCGGTGTTCACCCACCAGCATGTGGCCCATGAAGTCATTGTTCACATGGCCCTGGGCACGTCGCTGGCCAGTATTTTGTTTACCTCGGTTTCCAGTATGCGTTCCCACCATAAACGCGGTGCCGTGGTGTGGCCGGTGGTATTTCGAATCACTCCGGGTATTCTGGTGGGAACATTTACAGGCACGTGGATTGCGTCCATGCTCTCCACCAATTTTCTTAAATGTTTTTTCGGCATCTTTTTATACTATGTGGCCACCCAGATGCTCATGGGCATAAAACCCAAACCCACCCGGGATATTCCGGGTACCGCAGGGATCTTTGCGGCAGGCAGCATCATCGGCGTCTTTTCAAGTCTTGTGGGGATCGGCGGCGGCACCCTGTCCGTGCCGTTTTTAACCTGGTGCAATACCAAGATTCATAAAGCCATCGGGACGTCTGCCGGTATTGGTTTGCCCATTGCTGTAGCCGGGTTTATAGGATATGTAATCAACGGGCTGGGTGTTTCGAACCTGCCGCCCCACTCCCTGGGATTTGTCAATCTTGGTGCCCTGGCAGGCATTGTTGCTGCCTCGGTGCTCACGGCACCCATTGGGGTTAAACTTGCCCACAGCCTGCCTGTGGATAAGCTCAAACGTGTTTTTGCCGTGCTGCTTTACGTGGTGGGGACCAGAATGCTGATCTCTGTGTTCTGGTGATCTTAATTTAATCTGCCAACCATAAACGAAAAAGAGGATAACCGACCGAGTCGATTATCCTCTTTTTTATCATGGCATGCCGGGGAGCACCGGCTCCCCGGCTTAATATGCTTTAATGATCGGCAATTAGCCGTTGAAGGTTGCTTTGAACTGAGCAAGCGCACCACCCAATTGCAGGGTGGGGATCACGTCTGTGTCAAACGCACGTTCCAATTCAATTTTTTCGCCGTTGACTTCAAGGAACAGATCGCCGGCCAGGTCTGTGGCATCAAAGGATACCGTGTCGCCCTGGGTGATCTTGTCGTAGTCAGCCGGGTTTTTGAAAGTCATCGGAACAATACCGAAGTTAACCAGGTTGGCCACATGGATACGGGCAAAAGATTTAACGATAACCGCGCGGATACCAAGCCATCTTGGGCAAAGTGCGGCATGCTCACGGGAACTTCCCTGACCGTAGTTTTCAGCGCCAACGATGATGCCTTCTCCGCCTGCGTCTCTGTGAGCCACTGCGCGTTCGGCAAAGGTGCTGTCAACCTGGTTGTAAGTGGCCTGCATTGCATACTCTTTAACATTGGAGCGCAGGGGCAGGAATACGCCGGCAGGCTGGATGTCGTCAGTACTGATGTTGTCGCCAAGTTTCAGCAGAACTTCGCCTTTTACAACGTCAGGAAGCGGAGTGAACTCAGGCAGAGCCATGATGTTGGGACCGCGAACAACGCCTTCGGACTTGTCGGCTGTATCCGGCATGATGAAGGAGTCGGTGTCGATAACCGGCGGAATAACGTTGATGGCAATGTCTTTTTCTTCGGGAACGGTGATAACACCGGTCAGGGCACTGGCAGCCGCAACAAGCGGGCTGATCAGATGACATTGGGCATCGTCGGTACCGGAACGTTTGGGGAAGTTACGGTTGAAGGTTCTCAGCGTGATACCTTCACTTGGGGGGGATCCGCCCTGGCCGATACAAGCGCCGCAACCATTTTCCATGATTCTAACGCCTGATTCGAACATCATTTTGATGTAACCGGCGTCAGCCAGCTGCATGGCAACGGATCTGGAACCCGGATAGAGCAAGGTGTCAACTTTAACGCGTTTGCCTTTAAGGGTTTCTGCGAAAGTCGCGATGTTTTCAAAGGAACTGTTGGTACAGGAACCGATGCACACCTGATGAATTTTAGTTCCGGCATGATCTTTAACTTTTTCAACATTACCCGGAGAGGGATAGATGGCGATCAGCGGTTCGATTTCAGACAGGTTGATGTTGATTTCAGCGTCGTAGGCAGCGCCTTCGTCAGCGCCCATTTCGGTGTAATCACCACCGCGGCCGCGGCTTTCCAGGAAGGCTTTGGTGTTTTCATCACTTGGGAAGATGGAGGTGGTGGCACCCATTTCAGCACCCATGTTGGTGATGGTGGCACGCTCTGTCAGAGACAGGGTCTCAACGCCCGGGCCACAATATTCAAAGATAATGCCCTTGCCGCCTTTTACGGAGACAATTTCAAGCATCTTTAA contains:
- a CDS encoding CapA family protein, yielding MADTNFFNFQTGSWARDTGPTNAATLIIAGDWAPIRAFAPLIESGPRGIYGDVLPLLQDADLTVVNLEAQLSDIGSESCKSGAVFKGKPCHVKGLAAVPFSAVTLANNHMFDFGVDAFRQTTEVLDRHGIARTGAGMTQEAAEAPLIMEAKGIRIAIINISEGEDLTAAGPGPGVAGWDIESACSRIQTLKQDIPQRPHAVIAIAHCGLEYIPFAPEYVTNAFRELADAGADAVIGHHPHVPQGLFFHGNTPICCSLGNFVFYQPTHLFWRKLGYMVRLCVSKNGVVGLDVAPYRIHDRGVQMLAGPDRDYFFKRFRQISGPLATTEGSKDAWQGFLDYYGMHGFKNEVNMILNKLDNTPGKAAAMFRNRLTTAQHFHHWKDLLTRVVEGKMGQSPAWAQDLAREWLTRQI
- the alr gene encoding alanine racemase, whose amino-acid sequence is MNSSSAQTFLEPQSRVQVDLSRFGHNVRTLNALIPTTTRFCAVVKANAYGHGGIQCAKTAIENGASFLAVARISEAVAMRDAGITAPILLLGEALPEQVSFLAAHGIRASVADIQSAKALSAAAQLLNTTLKIHIKLDTGMGRLGFLHPDVVPRNSRESAGIDQAGEIPALEGLEVEGAYTHFAKADLIDKTHAGGQLNRFNEMVAMLADMGIRPKIRHAANSAGVLELREAHFDMVRPGVAMYGMAPSDEIDITKHTLAPIMSITAKVIYVKPVPENFTVSYGCTHITTAPTVIATVPIGYADGYNRLLSNQGQMLIKGKKAPIVGRVTMDFTMIDVGHIPGVKPGDDVTILGAQGDEQITADHIARLTGTINYEVTTGLTGRMPLSYV
- a CDS encoding aminotransferase class IV encodes the protein MDIYYIDGKFVSEDEATLSVKDITVLRGFGVFDFLITYNKRPFRLEKHVERLENSARHIGLELNHSNKEICDIVMQTIEKNPHHQEENIRIVYTGGISSDGVTPQGNGILMVMATPKHELPEWWYTQGTKIITVDMERFIPEAKSSNYLSAVFAQQKARSRGAVEAIYKNKENCLLEGTTTNLFAFKGATLITPPVGILPGVTRDAVLERLENKYDIVLDCIPQADIADMDEVFITASNKEIVPVIQVDDSVIAEGKPGEKTRALMADWKAYTTAYGLGEAD
- a CDS encoding class I SAM-dependent methyltransferase — its product is MNDSAKAHYTCPDLGSKIRQGLEKAGKIPDQIALRDLAPVDQLHTGAAPATIELVEKAGLEKGMTVLDAGCGIGGTSRLLAQHFGLVVHGIDLSDDFIETAHLLNQWCGVAKDDTITLKQGSLLELPYPDNFFDAVLCQHVLLNIEDKARAFAEFSRVLAPGGKLLIHEIVDGPGPEPRYPVPWAADAPASMLCSRQLLGEHAQKSGFELVFGEDKTTSAALWWEKVNAIKKARGTGPLNPGLVFGENAGHFGANMEHNFKKQAVLCVEEIWIKSNQN
- the glk gene encoding glucokinase yields the protein MMLAGDIGGTKIELAIYADRTNVPANPVHEARFKSADYQSFETIVQEFLSQTRLKPQLACFGVAGPVTDGHSRITNLPWEIDAGKIEQTCGIPSVFLLNDLEAIAVSVPHLGNDALFTLNPGAPDPKGNRAVIAPGTGLGVALLVRAGAGYRAFASEGGHTAFSPRDAQEVKLLEFLIQRYGHVSFERVCSGSRLPDIYDYFLENKIFAEPEWLRKKLDAATDKTPVIVETALEHKADICEATLDVFVRALGTIIGNMSVTLLPTGGIYLGGGIPPRILNRLTQPDFLNRIADKGRFSSLCANLPVHVILDPQAALHGAAWYGFENGM
- a CDS encoding sulfite exporter TauE/SafE family protein, whose protein sequence is MIYIALYLAVGGVAGVLAGLLGIGGGLIIVPMLTSVFTHQHVAHEVIVHMALGTSLASILFTSVSSMRSHHKRGAVVWPVVFRITPGILVGTFTGTWIASMLSTNFLKCFFGIFLYYVATQMLMGIKPKPTRDIPGTAGIFAAGSIIGVFSSLVGIGGGTLSVPFLTWCNTKIHKAIGTSAGIGLPIAVAGFIGYVINGLGVSNLPPHSLGFVNLGALAGIVAASVLTAPIGVKLAHSLPVDKLKRVFAVLLYVVGTRMLISVFW
- a CDS encoding aconitate hydratase, whose amino-acid sequence is MSALSLTHKILKDHLVEPAELPAPGELIKIKIDEAFTQDATGTMCMLQLEAMGVDKVKPLAVNFVDHSMLQSGFRNPDDHQYLRTVAAKLGIIFSPPGTGICHFTNMENFVKPGMTGVGADSHTVNAGGCSAIFMGAGGYDVALAMATGMYTMPMPKVTKVYLTGQLAKNCQAMDVILKMLEIVSVKGGKGIIFEYCGPGVETLSLTERATITNMGAEMGATTSIFPSDENTKAFLESRGRGGDYTEMGADEGAAYDAEININLSEIEPLIAIYPSPGNVEKVKDHAGTKIHQVCIGSCTNSSFENIATFAETLKGKRVKVDTLLYPGSRSVAMQLADAGYIKMMFESGVRIMENGCGACIGQGGSPPSEGITLRTFNRNFPKRSGTDDAQCHLISPLVAAASALTGVITVPEEKDIAINVIPPVIDTDSFIMPDTADKSEGVVRGPNIMALPEFTPLPDVVKGEVLLKLGDNISTDDIQPAGVFLPLRSNVKEYAMQATYNQVDSTFAERAVAHRDAGGEGIIVGAENYGQGSSREHAALCPRWLGIRAVIVKSFARIHVANLVNFGIVPMTFKNPADYDKITQGDTVSFDATDLAGDLFLEVNGEKIELERAFDTDVIPTLQLGGALAQFKATFNG